Proteins encoded within one genomic window of Ovis aries strain OAR_USU_Benz2616 breed Rambouillet chromosome 1, ARS-UI_Ramb_v3.0, whole genome shotgun sequence:
- the LOC121817700 gene encoding ciliary rootlet coiled-coil protein 2-like yields the protein MAAVGPGRAVPKQGSPQRAQGLGGLGGFPQVQTAELEQAHSQRLQELVAQHQRLQAAETERLHGARPQAAQAPVSRERAQQWQAKVASRRQLLDWDVQWRQACLRQAFRAKK from the exons ATGGCGGCCGTGGGGCCAGGAAGGGCTGTGCCCAAGCAGGGCAGTCCCCAGAGGGCTCAGGGGCTGGGGGGTCTAG GGGGTTTCCCCCAGGTCCAGACGGCGGAGCTGGAGCAGGCCCACAGCCAGCGGCTCCAGGAGCTGGTCGCCCAGCACCAGCGACTCCAGGCTGCCGAGACCGAGCGCCTGCACGGGGCCCGACCACAGGCTGCACAGGCCCCAGTGTCCCGAGAGAGGGCCCAGCAGTGGCAGGCGAAG GTGGCCAGCCGGAGGCAGCTGCTGGACTGGGACGTGCAGTGGCGGCAAGCCTGCCTCCGCCAGGCCTTCCGGGCCAAGAAGTGA